From Pseudobdellovibrio exovorus JSS, a single genomic window includes:
- a CDS encoding Lrp/AsnC ligand binding domain-containing protein, which yields MWQAQVWVKWNEKTPQPENWNWQQEWPEVTSAWSVMGDWDMLLTIKANTPQEVESFIWNKLRKKEWVSNTHTTWANQVWHNPDWQWKKAG from the coding sequence ATGTGGCAAGCACAAGTATGGGTTAAATGGAACGAAAAGACACCTCAACCAGAAAATTGGAATTGGCAGCAAGAATGGCCTGAGGTCACGTCAGCGTGGTCTGTAATGGGTGACTGGGATATGCTGTTGACGATTAAAGCGAATACACCTCAAGAGGTGGAATCATTTATTTGGAATAAGCTTCGTAAAAAAGAGTGGGTGTCTAATACACACACGACGTGGGCGAATCAAGTATGGCACAATCCAGACTGGCAGTGGAAAAAAGCAGGTTAG